The following DNA comes from Triticum aestivum cultivar Chinese Spring chromosome 3D, IWGSC CS RefSeq v2.1, whole genome shotgun sequence.
CAGTGGAGCGAGCCAAAGGCGTGCCACCGTCATTGCCTCTCCCTCGCCTGAGccaggcaaaccttgttgtagtccAAGAAGTCCTCGTGCTAAGGTCCCGCAAGACTAACACACTAGAACAAAAAAAGTCGTAGATGAAGATAAGCATATATCAAAATGATCCAATCTATTGATGCATGAACACAAATCATATATAAGCGGATCCACCGGAGACAAACACCAATCAAATCTCGCGAGATCCGCCTGTGACACACCTTCACATGCCCTTCGACGATACTAGACACACCACCAGGACATGGGTTAGGCGGGgagaactttattccatcttcagaaagTTGTTGCCACCTTACCATTCTGAGCAGGACATAAACACTAACAAAACTGAAAAAACTAAAAACAATGCCCTCATGTCGACAAAGGTTCCGATGGGAGGCAGAGGAAACCCTAATTTCCTGGGTGCTCACGAGCAAAGGAGTACGTGCTACTTTTGCTCCGAGCCCTCTCTAGTTCCATCTCACCATGCCTTCCATGCTTACATACCCAAAGACGCGTCATAAGAAAATAATATAACGAATTCTATCAATTTTTGGTTCTCAATGAGGAAATAGCCAATGCACGAAGTAGATGGATGAGCATGCAAGATGTAGTAATACATGGAGAATCACTTAATTATGTTCTTAGTTAGAGTGATTTTCGAGATGATCTTAATAAATCGAGTATTACACAAACTCAAATTCTTCCCTTTACTAATAATTGTGTGCGTGCAAAGCACGTTAATACGAGGCAAGAAATTAATTGTATTGCGCATTAATATTAGGCAATATACAAATTGCATGATAATATTAGGAAGAATATAATTACTTGGTTAATAGTGCCATTGATATTAGGAAAGATATTAACTAGTGGAGGGTGCTAAATATTTTTAGTGCTAAACATGTTTAATGCTAAACACCGGAGCGATGTAGACCGTTGGATAGATGTGTTTGAATGTGAGCACTGATGGAGCTTGAGATGAAATCATGGGGGGCATGGGATGAATGGGGGGACAAACAAGATTGCCTTAGGCTAACTTTAGTCGAAAGTTAGACCAAATGTTAAGGCATATGTGCATGTTTTCCTATGAGCTGGGGGGGCATGGCCAGGTTGGCCCCCAAGAAGCTCCGCCTCCGCCATTCAATGTGAGATTTGTTGGATTTCCATAATTAATTCTTTTTATATTGGCATATATGAAAATCCTACAAACACTCACAAGTACAAACTCGCATGTTATCCCTCACGCAGTAAGGAGATAGAAGCGTTAATGGATTTGGGGTCACACAAAATCGCATATTTACAGTTAGATAGATGGGAATTTCGAATGGAATGCAACAATGAGTCAATGGTAATATTTCGAGCTAAAAAACAATGGTAATATTTGGCTCGCGTGGTTTGTTTTAGCAGGAAACTGACGATGGATTTTATTTTGGATGACCTGCGTGAGAGCTGCCACGTGGGTCAAGCCACAAAGTGTTTTAAGATGACAAAAGAGGTGAGCTTTTATCTGGAAATGTTTAGCAACGTGCCAATTCTTGTCAATATGATCCAATCTCTACTATTAAAAGGAAGTATGCAGTCGCGATGGTATGTTGTGGTTTGATTGGTTTTGTACTTTTTTGTTTTAACATTAATTATGGAGAGTATAATTCTTCGGACGGAAGGAACAAATTGATTATGAAAAAAATATCATTCTGAGAACGTGAGGATCATATTAATCATAGGAAGTATCATCAAACATTGGACAGGAAGACCATGTTAACTATGAAGAATATTATCATTTGGACGGGAGGACCACATTACTTATGAAAGGTATCATCTTTTGAAAGGGAGAAAGACGTTAATTATGGAAAGTGTCATTGAGCGTTTGAGGTGATGATCACTAGAATATGTATGACCCCATTGCAAGGCAAGAGTAATTAGTTACTTTACCCATGATATGCGACAAAGTCAGGGTACCGCCTGGCAAGGGTAAAAGTAGAACTAGGAGATACCAGACTAATGGGTCATGCTTTGCGGGCCAGCCTAGAAGCGTGTGTCTGGCATGTCACGTGCCCGGTCCGACACATGGCTAAACTGGTCGTGTTAGGCCCACGACACTCCTAGGGCCGTGTCTGGACCTCGAGGCAAGGCCCATGTGCGAGACTCCACGACCCTTTTTAGGGAGCTCCTAAGTGGTGCCTTAAGCGCAACTACGAGGAACGGGCGCTCATGCGACCCTGCTCGTGGGCTTGGCCCATGAAAGGCGAGCGCTTGATTGCTTCACCGGTTACCCCTTGTCACTCAAGCGTAGTATGACCGGTCATGGTTGACCAGTTCGACCATTGACTTAAAAAAAAGATTCTTCTAAAAAATAAAAGCAtggaaaaaattcaaaaatacgtgattcaaaaatgttcatggatttcaaaTATCAAAGGTAGTTAACAAATTTgaaaaaatcatcgattttgaaaaaaaatcattgaacTGGAAAAAAAGTTGATCACTTTTTTTAAAGTTCACTAATTTGTAAAAAGACATCAAATcaggaaaaagttcatcaaattaaaAAAAAAGGTGCGCCTAAAAGGGTGTGCGCCTATTTGCGTAAACTGAAAAGACGGACGCCTTAAGCGTCGTTTAGGAACTGCCCCCTTTTCATtactttttctatttattttaattttttgaacAACCCAGAAAGCAAAAATAGGCCCAAAACAACCCAAAAGGCTCAATAGCACGCAGGCCTGTCGGCACAAGTGTCGTGTCGGGCGTGTTGGCGCGGCCTATTTATAAACATGTCGTCGGGGCCCTGCCGTGTCGGTATGCTTAAGggtgggccgggccgggccggcagATGGCCAGGTTGAGCTGTTAATTTTGCATTCTAGTCCTGTATTAGTTATGAAACAATATTGTTCCTTCTGAAGTATAGGTGGCCAAACGGGCCAGGCCAAAGAGGCCAGCCCGCGAGCACgccggcacggcccgccatggGCCAGGCACGACACGGGCTAAACGAGCCGtgcccggcacgcggcacgccttgggccgtgcctgggcctggagcctaggcacgcgggccggcacgatACAGCCTGTTAATTTTTTTATataagtttcagattttttttatatATGTATACCTAAAATATAGCCCAATaggcctaaaaaccagcccaacagACTGAAAATATACAATCCagcgtgctaaacgggccaacgtgccggcccgtttactaatcaggccgtgcctgggcctggatGCGCAGCacgtgggccggcacggcacggcccataTAATAAATGTGCCCTGGCTggccgggccgggccaggcacgattacGCCGGGCCGGGCTGGCCCGTTTGCCCAGGTATGTTCTGAAGCGTCGCAAAGAAAAAAAAAATCGCCGAGTCGAACTCGAACAGTCTAGGGCATTGGACTCTGACGGCCGGGAAGCCGCTCGGATCCCCTCCAGAATCCCATCGCCAAACCCCTCAATCGTCTCAATTCGGGCCGCGGAACCCTAGATTTCCGCCGGAGATCCGTCCATCAGGCCAGCCACTGATCCCCTCTTCGATCAGCGAGTACCCAATCCGCCCCTTTTTGGACGGGAGGCGCTGCTAGATCCTCTGCTCCCGATCCACAAATTCCAGCGGAGCATTCCTGATCTTCGTCAACCTCGGGCCACAGTCTCGGTGAAGAAGCTAGGTCCGGCAGGCACCATGGGGAGGCCTCTGATCTACGAGATactggagaagccggcgagcagcGGCGTGATAGCCCTCTGCTCCCTCATCTGGTTCCTCATCCAGAAGAGGGGCATCGGGTACGCGGACGTGGGGCTGAGCTACGAGGCGGCCGTGGAGGGCGGGCAGCACTGGCGGCTCATCACCGCCGCCTTCTCGCACGTCAGCGTGGTGCATCTGGTGTTCAACATGAGCGCGCTGTGGAGCCTCGGCGCCGTGGAGCAGGCAGCCGGGCTCGGCGTCCAGTACTACCTGCACTACACCCTTGTCCTCGTGGTGCTGTCCGGGCTGCTGGTTCTCGGGATCTACCACGTGATGATCCGGAGGTTCAAGGTGGACTACTTCCGGAGGGTGACCGCCGTGGGCTACTCGTGCGTCGTGTTCGGGTGGATGACCATCCTCGCCGCAAAGCAGCCGTCGTCCAAGCTCAACCTCTTCGGGGTCCTCTCGCTGCCCATCAGCTTCGCGCCCTTCGAGTCGCTCATATTCACATCAATCATGGTTCCCCAGGCCAGCTTCATCGGCCACCTGTCAGGGATTATTGTTGGTTACTCAATTGCCTGGGGTTTGATTCATGGGATGAATAACTACTGGGCGGTCACAATGCTCGGGTGGATCGTGCTTGTCTTCGTCTTGAGCTTGAAGCGCACGGGGTCTTTGGAAATGAGATTTATCGAGATTGAGCCAGTTACGGACCCCTCGCTGCCGTCTGTCGGTGTGGTCGCCTCCAGAAATGGTAGGGCTCTGCAAATGGATATGCTGCCCGGAAGAGGGGTTGCGGATTTTGTATGACCTTCAGTGTGGAAGAGCTGCTCACTGAAATGTTTGATAGGTCTTGTTTCAGCTTGTAAAACTGTATCATGTTGACACAGCCCTATACTTTCAGTTTTGAGAATCTGGTGTTATGGGTTTCTTTTATCAGATGTGAAAGTTCTTTTGTCTCAACTTCCAGATGCATGTTCATTTCGAACAGAAAGGGGTCCTTTTTGTGAAGTAGCATGTAAAGGAATGAGAAGCATGTAAAGGAATTTGTGCTGTACATATCAGATTGTTTCCATCCTAATGTGTAGATTCAAGTTATAAACCAAGATATTGCTTTTCATATGGATGATATAGCTTGGATGAAGAACTGGTATGTTCATTCTATTTGTTTCAAAGTTCAGATAGTGAATCGGGGCCAGTACAAGTGTAGGACAGTATTGTTCTGCCAGCCATTGCCATTTTGTGTTTTGAAGTGCGGATAGGTTTTTGTTTCACTATGTAAAATTGTACCATGTTGACACAATGCTATACTTCCAGTTTTGGAAATCTGGTGGTATGGGTTTCTTTGGTCATCTCAGATGTGAAGTTCTTTTATCTCGACTTGCAGATGCATGTTCATTCGAACAGAACGGATTCGTCTATGGAGGATGTATATTGTATCATGTACAGGAATGAGAAGCATGTAGAAAAGAACGACTGAATTTGTGCTGTGCATATCAGATTGTTTCTATTCTAGCAAATGTGTAGACTCAAGCTATAAACCAAGATATTGCTTTTCATGTGGATGATATAGCCTGGATGAAGAACTGATACGCTCCTTCTGCCAGACAATGCAGAGTCACAGGCATACATCAGACTTGTTCTGCCAGACAATGCAGAGTCACCTTGCCCCTTTTGCATCAATGTGTTTGGACGATTCTGATGCTATTCTGGTATACCAATCAATTAATCAAGGAAGTTCCAAGTAtagatatgtactccctctgtaaaggaatataagagctaaacactcttatatttcttcacGAGGGAGTATTTACTTATAGTGCATGAAAGAAACGCTAATATATGCTTCTTCTGGATGCATGCTTTCCTTTCACTACCTGAGAAGCTAAATTCTAGCAGGCGTTTGTGTATGCTGATTACAGGAGCAACATAGAATTTTGTATTCAAATTGAGTGAGAACTCCTCAGTAACAACAGTTGCTTGTGTTATGCAATAAATATGGAACCTCTTTATTATATCAGCAAAGGTAATGTTCTGAGTTTACAAAAGGAAGTACATCACCGACCATGTACATTACACGCACAACATCACATTTCAGGTCCAAGGCCAAGTTTTTGAATTTTGAGGATAAGTGGAATTGCCTGTCCTGCTGTCACATAGGATGATCTTCGCGGTCAATTCAATCAGTTTCCCTCACACGAGACAAGAAACACTTCAATTATCATTTATTTGCAGCAACTATAACACAATGTCCGTGTCAAATCCCAGTTTCTCCTTTGGAATGATTGAAGATTTGGGGGGCTTCAAAGCTCATCCTGAACAAGAAATCAGAATGTTATAAGTCACATGTTATCTATCTAATTTACCATTTAGAATTATTAAATGAAAGCATGAGATGCTTCTTACATGGTAGTCATCCCAGTGATCTCTGTTGCGCTGAGACACAAGACGAGAAGGATGTCAATAATCATGCATTCATTTGTATATGATGTCTATGTCTTGCACAGTCACAGTTTCACAGTTAGATACATTTGTATATGACACCACAGCACAAGGCAACACACCACGGCCTTCCAAGAATACCAGTATTAGAACATATTCAAGTATACTTGTTTACCATATTAGCAATGTCTTGAGGACTAGGATTTTGTAATATGTTGATATATTCCATTAGTCAATAAGTGTGTTAAGGGAATCAGCGAATAAGACTTCAAAGGGTTCTAGGATGGATGGTAGTCAGAAATTGATACTTCAAAGAGTTCTAGGGTGGCTTCAGGAAGAAAGCGAACGGCATGTGAGCTTACTCTTTTGTATCTGTCCTTGTAATGGTCCCTGCCACGGTGTCGAtcacccctctctctcctccgtcgCTCTCCTTCCTCCCTTGCTTGTTGAGCTTCCTGTACACAAGCAGTTATGTTTAGCTTCTTTCACAATGACAGTTATTCTTTTGCTGTTCTGCCTCAAGGGCATCAAAAAATGGCCAGTAACAATTGCTAATTGAAGATTTTAACCTTGTCTTCTCTAGCTTTCCTCTCCTTTTCAGCTTCTTCAAAAGCCTCCTTTTCAGCCTATAACATACAGAAAAGTAAGACACTGCTTACAGGATATCAGCAACATAGGTTAATTCAGTAAACATGTGAGGTTACCTCCTTATTTGCACCCCATGTTTCATCAGCAACCTGTTTTGCATACTCCGGGTCATCGCAAATGAGAATGTTGTCAAAAACCGAACCGGCTTTTACCTGCACATGAGTAAGGTTTAAGTCAATATCAAATGTGTTTCATTCAGAACAACCAATAGTTATGATGGAACATGTATCTCCAGAAAACCACTATATTGTAATATATGGTACCTGCCAAACTTCAATTCCAATGTACTTCAAAGGTTTCAGTACATATAAATCTGGATCATCCTCAAACTCTGCAGAAGTGCGACAGTTCATGGTTTAAGATTCTTTCAAACTTTGACAAGAGGTTCACTTCAAAATCAAGTGTCGAGTCCAATATCACTTCTCCTATTTGCTTACCTGGGTTATCAATCCATGGGATCTTCCATTTACCCTTGTAGTTAGGGTTCTTAATTTTCTGTGGGCAGAAAATGTTAGAACATGAAGTCTACCAAAGAAATAAAGTAGGATGAACGACTGATGGACAAACAACAAGACAAACCTTGCGCTTCCATTGTCCTTTGTATGCTGGATTCGGTATCCTTCTAGGTTTCCatatgccatcatcatcatcgtcccACGTGTCGGGCTGATTAAGAACACAACATGCATATATTTGTCATCATGTGGTGTGCTTAGTTGTACAGAGCTTCATCATAAGAATGTTTCTTTAGATGTGCTACGGCATCCACAGTTTATGTGAGGGTAACTAGAATGCTTCAAATGCAAAACATTTGCAGAAAAACCAAATATTTAGAGCCAGATAAGTGGGTAAATGGGTCAACCTCATGCTAATAAGTTAGAACTGAATGATGCATTACCGAATAAGTCAGGACCATTTATAATATCGAGTATGAAGTGCAGTAACTTAATGTTTGATGTCTTGAGCTTCATTAAGATAGGAACTTGCATACCTTTTTATCCTTTGGGTCAGGAATCTCTCTTGGAATAGAATCATAGCCCTGGCCAAGGTAGATGAACCGTTACAGAACAATTTGCTACACTGTAAAATAATCAAATTCACATAATAATGCATGGGCACACAAACCTCAGGTTTAACCGCATCTGGATCCTCAATGTACTCTCTGTCATCCCAATCCTTAGGCTGCAAAAGGCATATATGTCAAATAGATGATTCTGTCACTGTAATGTTTCTAGTTGTAGTACAGTTCCATTTTTCAAAAAagtgagctactccctccgttccaaaatagatgactcaactttgtaccaactttagtacaaagttgagtcgtctattttggaacggagggagtacctttttgGCACCAACATCCTTAATTTTACGAGGAGGCAAGATGTCCCAATCAGTGTACATGCTTCCAGATTCTCTTTCACGGTTATCAACCAGTAAACTATAAGATGCGTCG
Coding sequences within:
- the LOC123080066 gene encoding RHOMBOID-like protein 13, with the translated sequence MGRPLIYEILEKPASSGVIALCSLIWFLIQKRGIGYADVGLSYEAAVEGGQHWRLITAAFSHVSVVHLVFNMSALWSLGAVEQAAGLGVQYYLHYTLVLVVLSGLLVLGIYHVMIRRFKVDYFRRVTAVGYSCVVFGWMTILAAKQPSSKLNLFGVLSLPISFAPFESLIFTSIMVPQASFIGHLSGIIVGYSIAWGLIHGMNNYWAVTMLGWIVLVFVLSLKRTGSLEMRFIEIEPVTDPSLPSVGVVASRNGRALQMDMLPGRGVADFIQVINQDIAFHMDDIAWMKNCLDEELIRSFCQTMQSHRHTSDLFCQTMQSHLAPFASMCLDDSDAILVYQSINQGSSKYRYVLPL